Proteins encoded within one genomic window of Oncorhynchus kisutch isolate 150728-3 unplaced genomic scaffold, Okis_V2 scaffold863, whole genome shotgun sequence:
- the LOC116362673 gene encoding KRR1 small subunit processome component homolog yields the protein MASSTNEGSVNETRSGKKSKNNTNQVDESQLFTVPDGWKEPAFTKDDNPKGLLEESSFATLFPKYREAYLKECWPLVQKALGDSHIKATLDLIEGSITVCTTKKTFDPYAVVRARDLIKLLARSVPFEQAVRILEDDMACDIIKIGTLVRTRERFVKRRQRLIGPKGSTLKALELLTNCYVMVQGNTVSALGPFNGLKEVRKVVLDTMKNIHPIYNIKTLMIKRELSKDPELRLQSWERFLPNFRHKNLTKRKEPKKKTTKKEYTPFPPQQPESQIDKELATGEFFLRESVKKRKKMEEIKVKQAEVLSKRQEERNRAFIPPKEKPVMKKTNKAPSEAKINIEAIKAKVRKAKTKKLGAPSVNPVPQTKPAYDKKKKNKG from the exons ATGGCGTCCTCCACTAATGAAGGAAGCGTGAATGAAACGCGGTCAGGGAAGAAGTCGAAAAATAATACAAACCAAG TGGATGAATCTCAACTCTTCACTGTTCCCGATGGATGGAAGGAGCCAGCATTCACAAAAGATGACAACCCCAAAGGTCTACTGGAGGAGAGCAGTTTCGCCACTCTCTTTCCGAAGTATAGAGAGGCATACCTGAAAGAATGCTGGCCACTGGTGCAAAAAGCATTAGGCGATTCA CACATCAAGGCCACCCTGGATTTGATCGAGGGCAGCATCACAGTTTGCACCACCAAAAAGACCTTTGACCCATATGCCGTTGTGAGGGCACGGGACCTCATCAAGCTGTTGGCCAGAAGTGTGCCTTTTGAGCAG GCCGTGCGTATTTTGGAGGATGACATGGCGTGTGACATCATCAAAATTGGCACGCTGGTCAGAACCAGAGAACGGTTtgtgaagaggaggcagagactcATCGGACCTAAAGGATCTACACTCAAG GCATTGGAGCTGCTCACCAATTGCTACGTCATGGTGCAGGGGAACACTGTGTCAGCCCTGGGACCCTTCAACGGCCTCAAAGAG GTACGGAAAGTGGTGTTGGATACCATGAAGAACATCCACCCCATCTACAACATCAAG ACGCTCATGATCAAACGCGAGCTGTCCAAGGACCCCGAGCTGCGGCTGCAGAGCTGGGAGCGATTCCTACCCAACTTCCGACACAAGAACCTGACCAAGCGCAAGGAGCCTAAGAAAAAGACGACAAAGAAGGAGTACACGCCTTTCCCCCCGCAGCAGCCTGAGAGCCAG ATTGACAAGGAACTGGCAACGGGAGAGTTCTTCCTTCGAGAGAGTGttaagaagaggaagaagatggAGGAGATAAAG GTGAAACAAGCCGAGGTGTTGTCTAAGAGGCAAGAGGAGCGAAACAGGGCCTTTATTCCTCCTAAGGAGAAACCTGTTATGAAGAAGACCAACAAAG CTCCCTCAGAAGCCAAAATCAACATTGAGGCCATCAAGGCTAAGGTAAGGAAAGCCAAGACCAAGAAGCTAGGAGCTCCCTCTGTTAACCCTGTCCCACAGACCAAACCCGCCTATGACAAGAAGAAAAAGAACAAGGGCTAA